The following are from one region of the Cyanobium gracile PCC 6307 genome:
- a CDS encoding alpha/beta fold hydrolase: protein MPPSPAPPRRFALGDVPLAAGGTLPAAWLDYRVYGTLADDRSNLVLYPSSYGAWPEDIDWVVGPILDPQRWCVVLVSQFGNGRSTSPSNARPGLVSGRWPVDHRDNVAAQRRLLEEVFQVAAPALIYGWSMGAQQAYHWAVLEPERTRRICCVCGTARTTAHNRVFLLSLRQALTADPHWDGLRFRGVPEQGLRTFALIYASWAASQPFYRRGAHRQLGYASVEAYVEQAWLPAYRRHDPHDLLAMLDVWLANDVAAAAGISATGISATDGTGDPDADLAAALGRIQARTAVIAGRHDLYFTPDDCQAEAALIREAHFEVLESDLGHRAGNPRDSPAEQRQLRAAIDRLCAD, encoded by the coding sequence TTGCCCCCCAGCCCCGCGCCCCCGCGTCGCTTCGCGCTCGGGGACGTTCCCCTCGCCGCCGGGGGGACCCTTCCCGCCGCCTGGCTCGACTACCGGGTCTACGGAACACTGGCCGACGACCGCTCCAACCTGGTGCTTTACCCGAGCTCCTACGGCGCCTGGCCCGAGGACATCGACTGGGTGGTGGGACCGATCCTCGATCCCCAGCGCTGGTGCGTGGTGCTGGTCAGCCAGTTCGGCAATGGCCGCTCCACCAGCCCCAGCAACGCCCGGCCAGGCCTGGTATCGGGCCGCTGGCCGGTGGATCACCGTGACAACGTGGCCGCCCAGCGCCGGCTGCTGGAGGAGGTCTTCCAGGTGGCGGCGCCGGCCCTGATCTACGGCTGGTCGATGGGAGCCCAGCAGGCCTACCACTGGGCCGTGCTGGAGCCGGAGCGGACCCGGCGCATCTGCTGCGTCTGCGGCACGGCGCGCACCACGGCCCACAACCGGGTGTTCCTGCTCAGCCTGCGCCAGGCCCTCACCGCCGATCCCCACTGGGATGGGCTGCGGTTCCGGGGCGTGCCCGAGCAGGGCTTGCGCACCTTCGCCCTGATCTACGCCAGCTGGGCCGCCAGCCAGCCCTTCTATCGCCGCGGCGCCCACCGCCAGCTGGGCTACGCCAGCGTCGAGGCCTACGTGGAGCAGGCCTGGCTGCCGGCCTACCGCCGCCACGACCCCCATGACCTGCTGGCCATGCTCGACGTCTGGCTGGCGAACGACGTGGCGGCCGCCGCCGGGATCAGCGCCACCGGGATCAGCGCCACCGATGGCACTGGCGATCCCGATGCCGACCTGGCCGCGGCCCTGGGCCGGATCCAGGCCCGCACCGCCGTGATCGCCGGCCGCCACGACCTCTATTTCACCCCCGACGACTGCCAGGCGGAGGCCGCCCTGATCCGCGAGGCCCACTTCGAGGTCCTGGAGTCCGACCTGGGCCACCGGGCTGGCAACCCCCGCGACTCGCCGGCCGAGCAGCGCCAGCTGCGGGCAGCCATCGACCGGCTCTGCGCCGACTGA
- the glnT gene encoding type III glutamate--ammonia ligase → MTDLARFAATHGIRHFLFSFCDLFGVQRAKLVPAAAAAELARSGAGFAGFAAWLDMTPADPDVLAIPDPTSLMVLPWQPDVAWVATNLQVEGQVLEQSPRRVLQQQIARAAALGLQFRSGVEAEFFLMDPERDAIADGLDRQSKPCYDQLALMRHYPLISELLDGMESLGWGPYQADHEDANGQFELNWTYAESLLTADRHAFFRVMAAALAERHGVRVSFQPKPIPALTGNGAHLHASLWDEGGRNVFHDPAGEEGLSEIAYHFLAGLLAHAPALCALTNPVAGSYRRLARSVTSSGATWSPSWISYGGNNRTHMVRIPDDQRIELRLGDGAANPYLLQAAVLAAGLDGIERQLDPGARSDVNTYVESPAGAASLPTCHADALEAFRHDAPLRDSLGEAFCTAYEALVAQRNDE, encoded by the coding sequence ATGACCGATCTGGCCCGCTTCGCCGCCACCCATGGCATCCGCCACTTCCTCTTCTCCTTCTGCGACCTGTTCGGGGTGCAGCGGGCCAAGCTGGTGCCGGCGGCCGCGGCGGCCGAACTGGCCCGATCCGGGGCCGGCTTCGCCGGTTTCGCCGCCTGGCTGGACATGACCCCGGCCGATCCGGACGTGCTGGCGATCCCCGATCCCACCAGCCTGATGGTGCTCCCCTGGCAGCCAGACGTGGCCTGGGTGGCCACCAATCTGCAGGTGGAGGGCCAGGTGCTGGAGCAGTCGCCCCGCCGGGTGCTGCAGCAGCAGATCGCCCGGGCGGCGGCCCTGGGCCTGCAGTTCCGCAGCGGCGTAGAGGCGGAGTTCTTCTTGATGGACCCGGAACGGGACGCCATCGCCGATGGACTCGATCGGCAGTCCAAGCCCTGCTACGACCAGCTGGCCCTGATGCGCCACTATCCGCTGATCAGCGAACTGCTGGACGGCATGGAGAGCCTCGGCTGGGGCCCGTACCAGGCCGACCACGAGGACGCCAACGGCCAGTTCGAACTCAACTGGACCTATGCCGAATCGCTGCTGACCGCCGACCGCCATGCCTTCTTCCGGGTCATGGCGGCCGCCCTGGCGGAGCGCCATGGGGTGCGGGTGAGCTTCCAGCCCAAGCCGATCCCGGCCCTCACCGGCAACGGGGCCCACCTGCATGCCTCCCTCTGGGACGAGGGGGGGCGAAACGTATTCCACGACCCTGCCGGGGAGGAGGGCCTGTCGGAGATCGCCTACCACTTTCTGGCCGGTCTGCTGGCCCATGCGCCGGCCCTTTGCGCCCTCACCAATCCGGTGGCCGGCAGCTACCGGCGCCTGGCGCGGTCCGTCACCAGTTCCGGGGCCACCTGGTCCCCCTCCTGGATCAGCTACGGCGGCAACAACCGCACCCACATGGTGCGCATCCCCGACGACCAGCGGATCGAGCTGCGGCTCGGCGACGGCGCCGCCAACCCCTACCTGCTCCAGGCGGCGGTGCTGGCGGCGGGCCTGGACGGCATCGAACGGCAGCTCGATCCCGGGGCCCGCAGCGACGTGAACACCTACGTGGAGTCGCCGGCGGGGGCGGCCTCCCTGCCCACCTGTCACGCCGATGCCCTCGAGGCCTTCCGCCACGACGCGCCGCTGCGGGACTCCCTGGGGGAGGCGTTCTGCACCGCCTACGAAGCCCTGGTGGCCCAGCGCAACGACGAGTGA
- a CDS encoding fatty acid desaturase, which produces MTASPPSAPPAAGPDAAEPLLSTPLLQRLNERRDGPGWRRLTLHLTVLGLGALLWGWPMPPALPSAGFWALRLVGLLLLGWGLAFGFCAMHECGHRTAFASKALNDTVAWWAGLLSFYNADYYRRYHQWHHRFTHQPGLDPELEEAPPSTLGSYLLELSGLPWWIGKLRGHAAGLRGDFGGRPYIPAEAAAAVTRSIRLQVAAYAVLLTASFWQGNGTLFWFWLLPLAVGQPLLRFVLMAEHGGCSTHSNGLTNTRTTLTLLPLRWLMWEMPFHVEHHLYPSVPFHALAEAHGHLAPHLVHSGQGYLAVHRDFLRDPARLALP; this is translated from the coding sequence GTGACCGCCTCCCCACCTTCCGCGCCACCGGCGGCCGGCCCGGACGCCGCCGAGCCGCTGCTGTCCACTCCACTGCTGCAGCGCCTCAACGAGCGTCGCGACGGACCCGGCTGGCGCCGGCTGACCTTGCACCTCACGGTGCTGGGGCTGGGGGCCCTGCTCTGGGGATGGCCCATGCCGCCGGCCCTTCCCAGCGCTGGGTTCTGGGCCCTGCGTCTGGTGGGTCTGCTGCTGCTGGGCTGGGGCCTGGCCTTCGGCTTCTGCGCCATGCACGAATGCGGCCACCGCACCGCCTTCGCAAGCAAAGCCCTCAACGACACCGTGGCCTGGTGGGCCGGTCTGCTGAGCTTCTACAACGCCGATTACTACCGCCGCTACCACCAGTGGCACCATCGCTTCACCCACCAGCCGGGCCTCGATCCGGAGCTGGAGGAGGCCCCCCCCAGCACCCTGGGCAGCTACCTGCTCGAGCTCAGTGGGCTTCCCTGGTGGATCGGCAAGCTGCGCGGCCATGCCGCCGGCCTGCGTGGTGACTTCGGCGGCAGGCCCTACATCCCCGCCGAGGCCGCCGCGGCCGTCACCCGCTCGATCCGGCTCCAGGTCGCCGCCTACGCCGTCCTGCTGACCGCCTCCTTCTGGCAGGGAAACGGCACCCTGTTCTGGTTCTGGCTGCTGCCCCTGGCCGTCGGCCAGCCCCTGCTGCGCTTCGTGCTGATGGCCGAGCACGGCGGCTGCAGCACCCACAGCAACGGCCTCACCAACACCCGCACCACCCTGACACTGCTGCCCCTGCGCTGGCTCATGTGGGAGATGCCCTTCCACGTTGAGCACCACCTCTACCCCTCGGTGCCCTTCCACGCCCTGGCCGAGGCCCATGGCCATCTGGCGCCCCATCTGGTGCACTCAGGCCAGGGATATCTGGCGGTGCACCGCGACTTCCTACGCGATCCCGCCCGTCTGGCCCTCCCCTGA
- a CDS encoding sugar phosphate isomerase/epimerase family protein → MPSLLFFSLWGFEGPLATALETAERGGFDGLELNIHHPSLVGDPDGPTRLLESGRPLVLEVVTGGGYVPELAVTPAQHLAELGEHLNRCADLRPHRVTVLTGSDAWPLERQRTFLAEAHALAAASGLTVSFETHRSRCLGMPWTIVPLLEAVPGMRLTADLSHWCVVAERLMTPDLEPVQAMADRVDHIHARVGHAQGPQVSHPFAPEHAEALAAHLACWQLFAERTVKRGAPPPSFTPEFGPDGYMPTLPFTDRPVADLLTINTAMAQWLRSQPVAGNSDRVCSS, encoded by the coding sequence GTGCCTTCCCTGCTGTTTTTCTCCCTCTGGGGCTTCGAGGGCCCCCTTGCCACCGCCCTGGAGACGGCCGAGCGGGGGGGCTTCGACGGACTGGAGCTGAACATCCACCATCCCTCCCTGGTCGGCGATCCGGACGGGCCCACCCGCCTGCTGGAGTCCGGCAGACCCCTGGTGCTGGAGGTGGTCACCGGCGGTGGCTATGTGCCGGAGCTGGCTGTCACGCCAGCGCAGCACCTGGCGGAACTGGGCGAGCATCTGAACCGCTGTGCCGATCTCCGCCCCCACCGGGTGACCGTGCTCACCGGCAGTGATGCCTGGCCCCTGGAGCGGCAACGGACCTTCCTGGCCGAGGCCCACGCGCTGGCAGCCGCCAGCGGCCTGACGGTGAGTTTCGAGACCCACCGGTCCCGCTGCCTGGGGATGCCCTGGACGATCGTGCCGCTGCTGGAGGCTGTGCCCGGAATGCGGCTCACGGCCGACCTGAGCCACTGGTGTGTCGTGGCCGAACGGCTGATGACCCCGGATCTGGAGCCGGTGCAGGCGATGGCCGACCGGGTTGACCACATCCATGCCCGGGTGGGCCATGCCCAGGGTCCCCAGGTGTCCCACCCTTTCGCGCCCGAACATGCCGAGGCGCTTGCCGCCCACCTGGCCTGCTGGCAACTGTTCGCCGAACGGACGGTGAAACGGGGGGCACCGCCACCCAGCTTCACGCCCGAGTTCGGACCGGACGGCTACATGCCCACCCTGCCGTTCACCGACCGTCCGGTGGCCGATCTGCTGACGATTAACACGGCAATGGCGCAGTGGCTGCGCAGCCAGCCGGTAGCCGGAAACAGCGATAGAGTGTGTTCATCGTGA